In the genome of Candidatus Sericytochromatia bacterium, the window CGGCCTGGTACCAGGCTCGCTACGGGGTTGCTTTGGACCCTGAGCGCGAGGTTTTACCGCTCATCGGGTCCAAAGAAGGGTTGGCGCACTTGGCGCTGGCGTACATCAACCCGGGAGACGTCTCGCTGGTCCCGAGCCCCTCTTATCCCGTGCACACGCGCGGCACCATTCTGGCCGGCGGCCATATCGAAACGTTGCCTCTCTCGGCAGAGACGGACTGGCAGGTCGACTTCGATGCGATTCCTATGGATGCGGCACGGCGCGCCCGATTGATGTTCTTCAATTACCCGAACAACCCCACGGCTGCGACCGCTGAGCGAGGCTTGTTCGAACGGGCCGTCACCTTCGCACGCGACACGGAAACCCTGCTCGTACACGACATGGCCTACGCTGAGCTGGCCTTTGACGGGTTTCGCCCCACTTCGCTGCTGGAGATTCCGGGCGCACGGGACTATGGGGTCGAGTTCCACACCTTTTCCAAAACCTTTTCGATGGCGGGCTGGCGCGTGGGATTCGTGGTGGGCAATGCCCGCATGATTCAGGCCCTGCTCAAGGTGAAGAGCAACATGGACTATGGCCTGTTCCCGGTGGTCCAACACGCAGCCATGGCCGCATTGCGCCTGCCGGCGGGCGAGGTGCAGTCCATCGTCGATATGTATCGAAGCCGCCGCGACATTCTGGTGGACGGCCTGCGGGGGATCGGCTTCGACGTGAAACGTCCACGGGCCACCATGTACGTCTGGGTGCCCGTTCCGACTGGCTACACCTCGGCCACCTTTGCCTCTCGCCTGATTGATGAGGCCGGTGTGGTGGTCACCCCGGGCACCGCGTTCGGGGCCTGCGGTGAGGGGTACGTCCGGATGTCGCTGATCGTTCCACCGGAACGTTTACAAGAGGCCACGGCCCGTCTTGCGGCCGTGAGCTGGTAGGGTGCCGCCGGAGCCTGATTCGCGCCGACAGCGCCTGATTCATCTGGAGTCGGTGGATTCAACCAGCGCCCACTTGAAACGTTTGGCCTTGGGCGAGATCGAGACCGGCACCGCTGTCCTCGCCGATGAGCAGACGGCGGGATATGGGCAGCGCGGACGAAGTTGGGGCTCTGCCCGCCACGTCGGCATGTATCTTTCGGTGCTGGTCGATTTGCCGGCCCCCCCCACGTTACTTCCTCTGGCTGCAGGGTTGGCGGTCTGCGAGGCCCTGCGTCACTGGACCCAAGAGGTTCGCCTGAAGTGGGTCAACGACCTGGTGGCGCGTCGGGGAAAGCTGGGAGGGGTCCTGGTCGAGGTGGTGCGGGGCCGGGCGATTGTGGGCATCGGCGTGAACCTCCACACGCCCGACGTGCCCGGTGGTATCGGACTGGAGGCCTTGCACCCGGATCCCCCCTCAGCCAAACAGCTGGCAGTAGCGGTTCTCAGCGCGCTGGATGACCGGCTGCTCACCTGGGAAATGTTCGGCACCGAACGGGTGCGAAGTGACTGGTTGGCCGCGTGCGCCCACCTCGGTCACGAAGTGGAGGTGGAGGGCCTCCGCGGCCGAAGCGAGGGTCTCGGGCCCGCCGGAGAACTGCTGCTTCGGCTCGAAAATGGGCAGCACACCGCCGTGATTTCCGGCTCCTTGCGCATGGCGGACGGGACCTATTGTGTTTAGAATGGGCCCTTGGTCCCCCATGCTGCTGCTTGACCGCTACATCATTGCCGAACTGATCCGCCCTTTTTTGCTGGGCGTGATCGGTTTTGTCGTGATCATGCTGGCGAACACGCTCTACCTGTACGCCGAACTCATCGTCCACAGTGGGGTTTCGGTCGAAGTGGTGGCCAAGTTGCTGGGATACAACCTGCCCGCCATCGTCGTGGTGACCTTCCCGGTCGCCTACCTCTTCTCGACCTTGCTGGCGATCGGCCGGCTGTCGAAAGACAGTGAAGTCACCGCCATGCGCTCGGTCGGCATCAGCTTTCGCCGCATCCTGATGCCCATTCTGGGCGTCTCGTTGGTGGTGAGTTACGCGGCCTTCTGGCTGAACGATGCTGTCGTGCCCTGGGCCAACCGTCAGACCGTCGACCTGGTTCGCGAGATGGTCCTGCATCAGGGAAAGCCGGTTTTGAAGGAGAACATCTTCTTCAAGGGGGCCAAGGAGAACCGCTATTTCTATGTCCGCCAGGTCGATCGGCGGACCAATTACATGTATGACGTCTTCATTTTCGATAAGCGGACGGGTGGGCAGACCGTCACGATTGCCAACGAAGCCCAGTGGGTAGGCGATACCTGGCTGCTCAAGAACGGGGTGATCTCCCACTATGACGAGTGGGGAGCCGTCGATCGCGAGGAGGCCTTCACGGAGTTATCCGTCGTCGTGGCCCTCAATCCTGACGCCTTCTTTGCCGCAGGGGAACGAAGCCCGCAGGAGAAGAGCAGCAGTGAACTCGCTTCAGAAATCGACACCTTGCGCGGGGGGGGGACGGACACCAAGGCCATGGAAGTCGACTATCATATGAAGTTCTCCTTGCCCCTGGCCACCTTTTTCTCTGCCATGTTGGCGGCCCCCCTGGGCGCGCAGTTTTCGCGGATGGGGGGCTACATCGGGGTGGTCTTCTCCATCATCTTGGTGTTCATCTACTACGTGGTGATGTCTGTGGCGCGCTCTATGGGGAACAACGGCGTGTTGGACCCCATCACGGGCGCGTGGATTCAGAACTACCTGTTTGGGGTCGTGGGAGCCTTTCTGCTGTGGCGGATCGACCGCTGAATCGGACAGGGTGGGCGCTCACCGCGACCGTACTGGCGTGGCTGGGTTTCGCACCGCAGCAGGTGGCGGCTCAGTCTGCCATCGGCCCGGATGCCCAGCGCAGCCCGGAGCCGGTTCGACCGATCGTGCCCGGCACGCCGGCGCCTGGAGTACCGGAGTCTTCCCCGACCCCTGAGGGGCCTCGGGTCAAGGTGCGCGGTGACACCCTCTCGTTCGACCGCCAAAAGGGATTGACCCGTTTTCGCGGCAATGTTCACGTCGAGTACGGGGCCACCTTGATCGACAGTGAAGAACTGTCGGTGGATGCCAAGGCCAAGGTGGTGTTCACGGATGCCCGCTTCACCCTCGTGCAACCGGACCCCAAGGACGCCACGCGGCGGCAGGTGATCACGGGGACCGGGCTGCGGTACAACTACGAGACCCAAGAAGCCGACGTCAAGTCGGCGAACGTGGCGGCTCCGGCGGAATTTGCCGGACAGACCGTCCACATCCGAGCGAAAGACCTGCACGGCTCCGGGCAGTCGCGCTGGGAGGCCAGTCACGCAGTCTTCAGCACCTGTGCCGAGTTGGCCGATGAGCAGGTGCCGCATTATCACGTCGAGGCCAGGCTGATCCAGTACGAGGCCGGCGAGAAGATCGTGTCCTGGGACAACCGCGTCTACCTGAACGGTCGATACACCTTCTGGCTCCCGGTCTGGGTGATACCCCTGAAGCGGGAGCAGAACGACCTGAACATCGGCCGAAGTGAGGTGGAGGGGTTCTACCTCCGCTCGGCCTACGCCTACACGCTTCCCAGCTTGAACCAGGGGTACTGGTTGAACTCCGGACGGCTCACCGCCAACCTGTTCGAGAAAAAGCCCGTCGGGCTCGGCGTGGAGCATACCGCGACCTGGGGCTACGACGGCGCCACCTACGCCTTCTTCTATGGGCTGCTGACCCCCGATCGCAGCAATTTTCTACCGCCGACCCAGACCCTCGGCGAAGCCGAAGCGGAACGCGCCATCAGGCAGGGCTATGCGCTGTTTGGCCTCAACGGTCAACCCTTCCAGGACCGCCAGTGGGGCATCGAGCACAAGCAACGCTTGTTTGGCGACGTGGAACTCGACGGGCGCTTCGAAGACCACAACATCTATGACCCGATGTCCCACAACTTCCGGGTCAACCGCCAGAGTTCGCGCGTCAGCCTGAAAGACCGCCTCGAAGGCCTCGGTCTGAATTACGACGTGGGCTATGACGGCACCCGCCAGCGAGGCAATCAGAGCAACACGGACAAGCTCTCGCAGAGCCACTCGGACCGGGCCCGGGGCAACATGAGTTTCTCCGTGCTCAACACCGACTTCAGGCTCAGTTCACAGTTCGACCGCAATCAGCAGGTCAACCGTAGCGTGAAAGCCGTCACCCCGGAAGGGGGAGAGGCTTTGCCGGCAGGCGCGATTCCCACCTTCGAAGTGAAGGACGAACCCGGGGTGGCCAACACCAACATCACCAATGCCTTGAACGCCTCCTCCCGCCTGGGAGAGGGGACCAATGCCACCCTGAATGTGCCTTACCGGGTGCAGTTCCGGGAGTCTCCCCCCCCCACCGCCTCTCCGGCGCCCAACACGCCTGTGGCCACGCCAAGCCCGTGGGACCAGCAGGCAGAACCCCAACTTGACCTCACCCATAAGTTGAAGGGCATCGGCACCCTGCAGGTGCAGGCCCAAAAATTCCTGGACCTGACTCAGGAGGCACCAACCGTCACTCCGGTCACGGCGCCCTCCCTGACCCCCACGCAGGCGACGAGCCAGGCCGAGGAGCAGATTCGACGCTACGGAAAATTCGACAAGTTGCCGGAACTCACGCTGACGGCTGATCCGTTCCTGAGCGAGTGGCAACCTGTCACGATGCGGGTGGGGTACGGCCGTTACTTCGAGTACGCCTCCTTCAAGCTGCCGGCCGGGCGGGTCGGCCAGCCACTGGACAAAAACTTTCCCGGCGACTACATCAACCGCTTCAATCCTGAAATCAGCCTCGGGAGTAAGTCACACGACATCGGGCTCAACAGCAAACTCGATTTCGGTGGGACCGGTTATCGTCAGTTCTTCTACAGCACGCGCGACGCGCAATACTCGATTGACCAGCGTTTGCGCCTGACCACCCAGTTTGGCGAAGGGGTCAGTTCCAATCTGAACTACACCAACAACATCACGCCGGATGTCGCGGAGCAGTTTGCCAAGGGACTCGACAAGTACGTCAACAACTCCCCCTTCAACCTGGACCGGCTCTCCCTGTCGAAACAAACCCGTCTGACCGGCTCCCTGGACGCTGCCCGCGACCCCTGGTTCCGCTTCGCGTTCCGGGGTGGCTATGACTACATCAACAAGCTCTACGACAACCTGAGCTCCGAGTTGACCTGGCGCACGGCTCCCTTCGGTCTGCCCCTGGGCCTTTCCCTGAACGGCCAGTACGACATTCAGGAGAATGAAGAAGGAGGGCTGAAATTCGAGCACAAGACGCTCGACATGCCCTGGTTACCGAAGCTGCCGACCTACGGTATCGCCGGCAAGTGGTTGCCCATGCAAGGGACGTTGACCTTGCGCTCCACCCCGGAAATATTTGGCGGGGCTTACGGGGCCGACAAGATCGAGCCCGGTTGGCAGATCGACAGCCAGCTGGCCTACGATTTCGACAAGGGGCTCTGGCAGAGTCTGGTCAATCGCCTGTATATGACCTTCGGCAATCACTGGACCAACCACGTGCAATTCGTGCTGGGCGGTTATTACGACCTGACGGAAAAGCAATACAAGTTTTCCCAGATCGGCATCACCAAAGACCTCCACGACTTCGTCCTGACGGCTCAGTACGACCGTCTGGCCAGTTTTTATTCCGTGTCCCTCACGATGCTGGCCTTCCCGTCTCAACCGCTCAACTTCACCAGTAACACCTTCGATCGCCGTTCAGGTGCTGGCGGAGCCGCATTCGGTGCGATGCCGAGCCTGCCAGGATTCTGACCCCTACGAGGTCCCGCCGTGTCCCTTCCATCCTGCCTCCAGCGAGTTCCCGGTGACAGCCACTTCCGCCGTTTTCCAGGGCCAGGCGGTCTACCGGCGCTCATCGCGTGTTTGGGGGCCGCCCTGCTGGCAGCCCCTGGTTGCGCTTACAACGCGACCGGTCTGGCCCCACCCAAGATGCTGATCGCGGAATTCAGCGTGGAGGGCGATCGCCTGGTGCCCTCCCCGAACTGGGCTTACTACCTGGTCATCGACACGAACGGCAATCCCGAAGACGCTCCCCTGGTGAACGGCCCGGCTCCGCTCCAGTTTCCCTATCCAGACCCGCGAGCGTACCTTCCCTTCGTCCGCGACGAGCGTTCCATCTTGGACCGCGAACCCGTGGCCGTGCCCAATTCGGTGTGGTCCACCTACTTCGCCCTCTATGAGGAAGCAGGCCAGTTCGTCCTCTGGCAGGGACGACCGAACGCCGACGGCACCATCAACGAGCGCGATCGCCAGTTGCAGCAGGGACGAGAGTGGACGATCAAAGACAACAAAACGCTGCAACTGACCTTGCCTTTCACCCTGATCCGGGAACCCGGCAAACCCTCAGACTTCGAGGACCCTCCCCAATGGGAAGCCAATCTGGCCGTGGCCCTGCGCGGCAATGCGCGCTGGTCTCGCGATTTCGTGATTGATCGCTGGGGCCAGGTCCAGAATTTCTCGTTTCCAATCCTGACGCGCCCGATCAACCAGACCCTCTATGACACCGTGGGGGGCGTCCGTTTCCCGCAAAACCTGCCGGCCGGGGTGGAGGCGCCGAACATGAACATCGTGTCGTTCACCTACCGGGTGGTTTCGGAAGCCGCTCCGCGTCGCTGAGGCCCTCTGCCTCCGAATTGCAGGGCGTTTTTCAGTCGCAGAACAGAATCCTCTCCCTCAATTGGAGGGGGTCCTGTAAGATCCACTTTGAAAACGAGCGGCATTCATGTCAGCACCCGTGTCATCGTGGCCTGTCACCATGAACCTCGTTGCGACCCGGCACCGCCGACGAGGTGGTCCACCAAGAACCCCAGGAGGAATCCCGTGTTCAAACAACTTCCACTGATGGGTGCGATGCTCGCGGCATCGCTCACGCTCTCCACGCTGGCTGGTTGCCAGACCCCCGCCACGCCGTCCACCGACGCCAAGACGGGAAGCGCCAGTTCGTCGCCCTCGACGGCCAAGCCGTCCACGCCGGCCGCGAACACCACCGCGCCGGCCACCTCCGGGACAGCGACCACAGGCGCTGCCGCCGAGACCAAGCCGGGCACCAACGCGCCCGCAGCCGCGCCGAAGGCCGTGGCGGACGCCGGCACCGAGCTGGCCTCCGCGCTGAGCGCCGAACGCGAAGCGGAAGACCTGGTGTTGCTGGCTGACGAGGGTGAGGCCGCCAAGTACCGCGTTCTCGTGGTGGGCGCTGAGAAGCCCAAGGAAGGCCAGGTCGGCATCACCGGTATGCTCGACGACGTCAAGGACAAAGCCGCTGCCGCCAAGGACAAGCCAGAACTGGTCAAGGCTGCGATGGCCGGCGCCGCCCTGGCGCGCCATCAGCAGCGCGTGGCGGACCTGCGTAAGGCCGCTTTCAAGGCCAAGTTGAAGGCCGACGTCAAGGCCAAGATGGACCAACGTCTCGAAGCCCGCAAGGCGTCAGCCAAGCCACGCCTGGAGAAAATGGCCGACGCCCGTGGCAAGATGAAGGAAGCGGTCAAGGCGGCTAAATGGGTGGACAATGGAGATGGTACGGAAACCACCAGTGTCACCATCGACACCAATCGCACCGCGAATGGCAAGAGCATGGCCGGTAAGCGGACCATGGAGCGGACCCGTCGCATCGAGGACAAGGTGCTGACCAGCGTGGTCGCCACCTTCTCGCACACGGGCCCGCAAGGCGGCAGCTACACCATGAACCGCAGCAAGACCCTGCAGGAAGATGGCAGCTACAAGGTCGTCTTCCACGCCGAAATGGCCCTGCCGAACGGCAAGACCCGGGTCACCGATTGGGAGAAGACCATCTCGGCAGACGGCGCCGTGAGCGGCACCGGCACTCTGGTGGTCAAGAAGGGCGAAGAAACCCTCAAGACCATCAACCTGACGCTCAGCGGCAGCGAGAAGAAGGAAGTCGCCAAGGCCGAAGACGGCAAGGAGACGGCCGAAGTCACCCTGCCCGAGGAAGGTGCGCCGACGGCCGTCGTGACCGACGCCGCGGGCAAGACGGAAGCGGTGACCATCGAAGCCGCCTCAGACGGCACCGTGGTGCCGGCTGAAACCTCCGCGGTCTAGTCGGAGTCCGATAAACCGAACGAGGGTCGTTCCTCCCGGAACGGCCCTCTTCCTCTTTTCAGGGTCAGGCCAGGGCGAGCGCACCTTGTGGCAAAGTCACCTTCTCCGGGAGCATGGGGGAACCTGACCGAGGCCACAAGTCCTCACAAGTGCTTGCTGTCTGGGAGATGGGTATGCTGTGGCGGGAGGCTTACGCCCCGGCAGGTTCGAGGAAAGGACACACGCCTTGCGATATCATCCCGGCAGGAGCCAAGCACTCCGCACCTGCGTCCTGATGGTTGGCCTGACCGCCCCGATGCTGGGTTGTCAGAGCTCCCCCGTGGGCGCGGCGTCGAATTCAGAGGCTGGAGCAGTCCGTGAAGCGGTCGTCTTCTGGCAGCCCACCGCGACCTCCCAGCAGCGTCAGGCGCTACGCACGGCTCTACCGCCGGCCCAGTCGGTCCCCCTGACCCCCCACGCCGAACTCTGGCTGGCGCCCCCAGGAACCTTCCAACAGGTTCGCCAGTCGTCGCTCGTGCGCGGTGTGGAACCCAACCAACGGCGTTCGCTGCTCCCCCCCCCGGCCTCGCCCGGACTGGCCTTTCGCTTGCAGGCAAGCCCCCCACTCTCCCAGTGGCACCTGAGTCGAGCTCGTTTCCCCCAGGCCTGGGCGGCCTCTCGGGGCAAAGGGGTGACCGTGGCCGTGATCGACTCGGGGGTGGATCCGAACCATCCTGATCTCAAGGCCAACCTGCTCCCACTGATTGACGAGGTCACCGCCATGGGGCGGAAAGACGTGATCGACGGCAAAAACTTCGACGGGATGGACAGCCATGGTCACGGCACCCACGTCAGTGGTCTGATCGCTGCTGTGACCCGTCCCGACGGGTCGATTTCGGGCGGAGCGCCTGAGAGCAAGATCCTGCCCGTCAAGGTGACGCCCCTGAGTGGCGAGACGGATGACGCCACCATCGCCAAAGGCATCCGTGATGCGGTCGACCAGGGAGCACGCGTGCTGAATCTGTCGATCGGCGGTCCCGAACCCAGTCCCATCCTTCTGGAGGCGCTGAACTATGCCATTCTCAAGGGGGCGCTCCCGGTGATTGCGGCCGGCAACGATGGCGGCCGGGTCAATTTTCCAGCCGCCTACCCAGGCGTGGTGGCGGTCGGCTCCATCACCGACTCCGGCAAGGTGGCCGATTATTCCTGCCGAGGAGAGGGGCTGGTCATCGTGGCTCCCGGGGGAGGGCAGACCGGTGGCCGAGAGGGCAGCCCCTTGCTCTCCACGATGCCGACCTACCCGGCCTTCGGTTCGAGCAGTGCGCGCGCCGGCAATGGCACCGGCACCCTCGCCGGCACCTCCATGGCCGCCCCACTGGTATCGGCCGCGGCGGCGCTCGTGATGGCCCGCTTCCCCGAGCTATCGGCCCCCCAAGTCAGAACCCGCTTGGCCGCCACCGCCAATGAGGGACAGGCGCAACGCTGGGAAGCCAACACTGGCTTCGGTGCCTTGAACGCCGAGGCCGCCGTCACGGAACGAACGGACCAATAAGGTGCGCTCGCCTGGGTATAATGCGAGCGCTGGAAGCGTCCGCCGTTGGTTGCTTCGGCGGAGCATCGCTCCCACGATGAACAGGTTCTGCGTGTCCGTTCGCCCCAAGACCTCTGCCGCGCGGCCCGTGCCGCTGACCCCCACGGCCCGACTCCTGCTGGGCGGCCTGTGGGCACTGGCAACGGTCCAATCGTGTACGTTTCCGGACACCCGGCCCTCTCCGATCGTCTGGCCCACGCCGACGTCCCCGGCGCCCAGCGTGGCCGCGCTAGAGCCGCTTCGCCCGTCCCAACCGGTCGCCCCGGTCTACGCGGACCTGGGCTTCGAGGTACACGGGGGCGGGTTGCTGATCGATGTCCGTGCTGCCGGCAAGCCCGTGGAAGGGGCCTGGGTCCGCCTGCTCGGGCCTTCCCTGGCGGCCGGTGGCACGAAAGCGAACGGACAATTGACGCTCTCGCCCATCCTGCCGGGCAGCGATTACAGGCTTTGGATCACCACGCCGGGGCTGCAAACCGTCATCTCGAACCCTTTCACCTTGAAAGCCAACAGCACGGACACTTTGACGCAGCGGTTCGAACTGAAAGCGGCGGGACGCCTGCGGGGGCGAGTCGTGGCTGATGGGCAAGGGGTGGCAGGCGCGGTGGTCAGTGACGGACTCAACAGCGCCGTCTCCGACCCCACGGGCGAATACGAACTGCCCGGCGTCG includes:
- a CDS encoding LL-diaminopimelate aminotransferase translates to MPQPISTVSRDHDRYVESARLQALPPYIFAQLDALKAQARERGVDVIDLGMGNPDRPTPPAVLEAAGLALQDPANHRYPTFDGRQELRTAIAAWYQARYGVALDPEREVLPLIGSKEGLAHLALAYINPGDVSLVPSPSYPVHTRGTILAGGHIETLPLSAETDWQVDFDAIPMDAARRARLMFFNYPNNPTAATAERGLFERAVTFARDTETLLVHDMAYAELAFDGFRPTSLLEIPGARDYGVEFHTFSKTFSMAGWRVGFVVGNARMIQALLKVKSNMDYGLFPVVQHAAMAALRLPAGEVQSIVDMYRSRRDILVDGLRGIGFDVKRPRATMYVWVPVPTGYTSATFASRLIDEAGVVVTPGTAFGACGEGYVRMSLIVPPERLQEATARLAAVSW
- a CDS encoding biotin--[acetyl-CoA-carboxylase] ligase; amino-acid sequence: MPPEPDSRRQRLIHLESVDSTSAHLKRLALGEIETGTAVLADEQTAGYGQRGRSWGSARHVGMYLSVLVDLPAPPTLLPLAAGLAVCEALRHWTQEVRLKWVNDLVARRGKLGGVLVEVVRGRAIVGIGVNLHTPDVPGGIGLEALHPDPPSAKQLAVAVLSALDDRLLTWEMFGTERVRSDWLAACAHLGHEVEVEGLRGRSEGLGPAGELLLRLENGQHTAVISGSLRMADGTYCV
- a CDS encoding LptF/LptG family permease, producing the protein MGPWSPMLLLDRYIIAELIRPFLLGVIGFVVIMLANTLYLYAELIVHSGVSVEVVAKLLGYNLPAIVVVTFPVAYLFSTLLAIGRLSKDSEVTAMRSVGISFRRILMPILGVSLVVSYAAFWLNDAVVPWANRQTVDLVREMVLHQGKPVLKENIFFKGAKENRYFYVRQVDRRTNYMYDVFIFDKRTGGQTVTIANEAQWVGDTWLLKNGVISHYDEWGAVDREEAFTELSVVVALNPDAFFAAGERSPQEKSSSELASEIDTLRGGGTDTKAMEVDYHMKFSLPLATFFSAMLAAPLGAQFSRMGGYIGVVFSIILVFIYYVVMSVARSMGNNGVLDPITGAWIQNYLFGVVGAFLLWRIDR
- a CDS encoding LptA/OstA family protein, whose product is MADRPLNRTGWALTATVLAWLGFAPQQVAAQSAIGPDAQRSPEPVRPIVPGTPAPGVPESSPTPEGPRVKVRGDTLSFDRQKGLTRFRGNVHVEYGATLIDSEELSVDAKAKVVFTDARFTLVQPDPKDATRRQVITGTGLRYNYETQEADVKSANVAAPAEFAGQTVHIRAKDLHGSGQSRWEASHAVFSTCAELADEQVPHYHVEARLIQYEAGEKIVSWDNRVYLNGRYTFWLPVWVIPLKREQNDLNIGRSEVEGFYLRSAYAYTLPSLNQGYWLNSGRLTANLFEKKPVGLGVEHTATWGYDGATYAFFYGLLTPDRSNFLPPTQTLGEAEAERAIRQGYALFGLNGQPFQDRQWGIEHKQRLFGDVELDGRFEDHNIYDPMSHNFRVNRQSSRVSLKDRLEGLGLNYDVGYDGTRQRGNQSNTDKLSQSHSDRARGNMSFSVLNTDFRLSSQFDRNQQVNRSVKAVTPEGGEALPAGAIPTFEVKDEPGVANTNITNALNASSRLGEGTNATLNVPYRVQFRESPPPTASPAPNTPVATPSPWDQQAEPQLDLTHKLKGIGTLQVQAQKFLDLTQEAPTVTPVTAPSLTPTQATSQAEEQIRRYGKFDKLPELTLTADPFLSEWQPVTMRVGYGRYFEYASFKLPAGRVGQPLDKNFPGDYINRFNPEISLGSKSHDIGLNSKLDFGGTGYRQFFYSTRDAQYSIDQRLRLTTQFGEGVSSNLNYTNNITPDVAEQFAKGLDKYVNNSPFNLDRLSLSKQTRLTGSLDAARDPWFRFAFRGGYDYINKLYDNLSSELTWRTAPFGLPLGLSLNGQYDIQENEEGGLKFEHKTLDMPWLPKLPTYGIAGKWLPMQGTLTLRSTPEIFGGAYGADKIEPGWQIDSQLAYDFDKGLWQSLVNRLYMTFGNHWTNHVQFVLGGYYDLTEKQYKFSQIGITKDLHDFVLTAQYDRLASFYSVSLTMLAFPSQPLNFTSNTFDRRSGAGGAAFGAMPSLPGF
- a CDS encoding S8 family serine peptidase, with protein sequence MGAASNSEAGAVREAVVFWQPTATSQQRQALRTALPPAQSVPLTPHAELWLAPPGTFQQVRQSSLVRGVEPNQRRSLLPPPASPGLAFRLQASPPLSQWHLSRARFPQAWAASRGKGVTVAVIDSGVDPNHPDLKANLLPLIDEVTAMGRKDVIDGKNFDGMDSHGHGTHVSGLIAAVTRPDGSISGGAPESKILPVKVTPLSGETDDATIAKGIRDAVDQGARVLNLSIGGPEPSPILLEALNYAILKGALPVIAAGNDGGRVNFPAAYPGVVAVGSITDSGKVADYSCRGEGLVIVAPGGGQTGGREGSPLLSTMPTYPAFGSSSARAGNGTGTLAGTSMAAPLVSAAAALVMARFPELSAPQVRTRLAATANEGQAQRWEANTGFGALNAEAAVTERTDQ